A single genomic interval of Deltaproteobacteria bacterium harbors:
- a CDS encoding VWA domain-containing protein, protein MKKILSVFFIFFVFSTELYAASKTEIILDVSGSMNKMLGSEKRIEAARKAIALALAGTPDDAIVALRLYSHRISPRDKVASCKDTELVVPFGPVNKPLIQTIVNAAQPLGETPIAYSLEQAALDFGAVSDEQAVIILVSDGEESCGGDPIATARALVARGFKVKIHTIGIDVDAPARAQLEGLSTATGGTYKDARDAASLSSSLQELTKDALVVKKQPSTYGDAIRGGDSYETAVSLNPGKLYRLDHHQKKDQYDYFYIDLKGGQRLLAKVETGEDGVSIDSTLNQATITKGNPYAGIAIHSSQRQQIGRADIIGGRNEKKALSFAVPSSAEGRYYVLVGSIYDAQNKDHRFQVDIQDMSDANSGRDAGDTEATALEIQAGQYDKNFLSVGDNLDIFKFNPISGTSYEIKARSSKPEISLDIVLTDVDGVQVAETYSPNGGAVAKFDHVSFQKAGPVFIKIREHFSSGTDEIPYSFSVLPVGTGGQDLTATSQPANNTVSSPPLVPSIPGPGFNPTPTHTLPIPVLNKTTIQPLSMGLVFSQMGGLEKGKWILMYVLCPSFSIFLFGLLFGYVWGRRSGKRKAIAQLQKAQAQTQSQKVAPPAPPVNTSFK, encoded by the coding sequence ATGAAAAAAATCCTTTCTGTATTTTTTATCTTCTTTGTTTTTTCGACAGAACTTTACGCAGCCTCCAAAACGGAAATTATTCTGGATGTAAGCGGTTCCATGAACAAAATGCTGGGTTCTGAAAAACGAATTGAAGCCGCCCGAAAGGCTATTGCTCTCGCCTTGGCAGGTACCCCCGACGATGCCATTGTTGCCTTAAGACTTTATTCCCATCGTATTTCTCCACGCGATAAGGTGGCCAGTTGCAAAGACACCGAGTTGGTGGTGCCTTTTGGACCCGTCAATAAGCCTCTCATTCAAACGATTGTGAATGCAGCCCAGCCCTTGGGCGAAACGCCGATTGCTTATTCTTTAGAACAAGCGGCCCTTGATTTTGGCGCGGTCAGTGATGAACAGGCCGTGATTATTCTGGTGAGTGACGGAGAAGAGAGTTGTGGAGGTGACCCGATTGCTACAGCCAGAGCCTTGGTCGCGAGGGGGTTTAAAGTTAAAATCCACACCATCGGCATTGATGTCGATGCGCCCGCTCGAGCACAGCTGGAAGGTCTCAGTACTGCAACCGGTGGCACTTACAAAGATGCGCGCGATGCAGCTTCACTTTCAAGTTCTCTCCAGGAGCTCACGAAGGATGCGCTGGTGGTCAAAAAACAACCCAGTACCTATGGGGATGCAATTCGGGGTGGAGACTCCTACGAGACTGCAGTTTCCCTCAATCCCGGGAAACTCTATCGCCTCGATCATCATCAAAAGAAAGATCAGTATGATTATTTTTATATTGATTTAAAAGGAGGGCAACGTCTGCTTGCAAAGGTGGAAACGGGTGAAGATGGTGTTTCTATCGATAGCACACTGAATCAGGCAACGATTACCAAAGGCAACCCTTATGCAGGAATTGCGATTCATAGTTCTCAACGTCAGCAAATTGGTCGCGCAGATATTATCGGGGGCCGTAATGAAAAAAAGGCCTTGAGTTTTGCTGTGCCTTCCAGTGCAGAAGGACGTTACTACGTCCTGGTGGGTTCCATCTATGATGCTCAAAATAAAGACCATCGCTTCCAGGTGGATATACAAGACATGTCGGATGCAAATTCTGGTAGAGATGCAGGAGACACCGAGGCAACAGCCCTAGAGATACAAGCAGGCCAGTATGATAAGAATTTTCTGAGTGTTGGAGATAACCTGGATATCTTCAAATTCAATCCAATTTCGGGGACCTCGTATGAGATCAAGGCGCGATCTTCAAAACCTGAAATTTCATTGGATATAGTTCTGACCGATGTGGATGGGGTTCAAGTCGCCGAAACCTATTCTCCTAATGGAGGGGCCGTTGCAAAGTTTGATCACGTCAGCTTTCAAAAAGCGGGGCCTGTGTTTATTAAAATTAGGGAGCATTTCTCTTCCGGGACCGATGAAATCCCTTATTCCTTCAGCGTACTTCCTGTGGGGACAGGGGGGCAAGATCTGACGGCGACTTCACAACCCGCCAATAACACCGTTTCAAGTCCACCCTTGGTTCCTTCCATTCCTGGTCCTGGATTCAATCCAACTCCAACCCACACACTTCCGATTCCCGTGTTGAATAAAACCACGATTCAACCCTTGAGTATGGGCTTGGTGTTCAGCCAAATGGGAGGGTTGGAAAAAGGTAAATGGATATTGATGTATGTCCTTTGCCCTTCATTTTCTATCTTTTTGTTTGGGTTGCTCTTTGGTTATGTCTGGGGAAGGCGCAGTGGAAAACGAAAAGCAATCGCTCAACTGCAAAAGGCCCAGGCTCAGACGCAGTCTCAGAAAGTGGCGCCGCCTGCTCCTCCCGTGAATACATCTTTTAAGTAG
- a CDS encoding EscU/YscU/HrcU family type III secretion system export apparatus switch protein has protein sequence MSESSEEKSEDATPKRLREARRKGQVPKSKDLTTIFEMAALFVTLCLGMGYMGGQIKIFMQRVFLVAAQKEIGGPEMLDLGKMALMTLAKVSAPALLAGFSVSLIIGFMQVGPIFSLDPLAPQGKKLNPIEGIKNMFKTMTLIELVKNILKLSFIFFIAYKVLDNSLYQVLQTARISTLDSARVGGSLIFQIVLKVVILFIAIATADFMIQRWQFMKQMRMTKEEVKREYKQDEGDPHIKSHRKALHREMVFGDVGQQVKNADAVVTNPTHVAVAIKYDKNEMGAPEVVAKGQRLFAEKIKKLAEEYSVPIIRNVALAWSLVELEEGQEVPEELYTAVAETLAIVYKMKQAQEAKRELRGSAEKVGYI, from the coding sequence ATGTCCGAATCCAGCGAAGAAAAAAGTGAAGATGCAACCCCCAAGCGACTGCGCGAGGCCCGGCGCAAAGGGCAAGTGCCCAAGAGCAAGGATCTCACTACTATTTTTGAGATGGCCGCCCTTTTTGTCACCCTCTGTTTGGGAATGGGCTACATGGGGGGGCAGATTAAAATCTTTATGCAAAGGGTTTTCTTGGTTGCGGCCCAAAAAGAAATAGGCGGTCCAGAGATGTTGGACCTTGGAAAAATGGCCCTGATGACCCTGGCCAAAGTTTCTGCCCCGGCGTTGCTGGCAGGATTTTCAGTCTCTCTCATTATTGGTTTTATGCAGGTGGGTCCTATCTTTTCTCTAGATCCTCTTGCCCCCCAAGGGAAAAAGCTCAACCCGATTGAGGGGATCAAAAACATGTTTAAAACCATGACCCTTATTGAGCTCGTCAAGAATATTTTAAAACTTAGTTTCATCTTTTTTATTGCTTATAAAGTGTTGGATAATTCACTGTATCAGGTATTACAGACTGCCCGGATTTCCACTCTGGACAGCGCTCGCGTGGGTGGAAGTCTTATCTTTCAAATTGTACTGAAAGTCGTGATTCTCTTTATTGCCATTGCCACAGCTGATTTTATGATACAGCGCTGGCAATTCATGAAGCAGATGCGCATGACCAAGGAAGAAGTGAAGAGGGAATACAAGCAAGATGAAGGAGACCCGCATATCAAATCCCACCGTAAGGCCTTGCATCGCGAGATGGTTTTTGGAGATGTGGGACAACAGGTGAAGAATGCGGATGCGGTGGTTACCAATCCTACGCATGTTGCAGTGGCTATCAAATACGATAAGAATGAGATGGGTGCCCCGGAAGTCGTGGCCAAGGGGCAACGCCTGTTTGCAGAAAAAATCAAAAAGTTAGCGGAAGAATATAGCGTGCCCATTATTCGCAACGTCGCCTTGGCCTGGTCGCTGGTTGAGCTGGAAGAAGGTCAAGAAGTTCCCGAAGAGCTTTATACGGCAGTGGCAGAGACGCTTGCGATTGTATACAAGATGAAACAGGCCCAAGAGGCAAAACGGGAGTTGCGGGGCTCTGCAGAGAAAGTTGGCTATATTTAG
- the hemB gene encoding porphobilinogen synthase, with protein sequence MPQFPIARPRRLRENATLRKMLQETRLSLQDLIYPLFIVEGRSKKEVGSMPGVFQLSLGDLEKEIAEIVSLKIPALLLFGLPASKDNLGSSAYAQNNIVCEAIRKIKLLAPKLLLISDICLCEYTEHGHCGLVESRGNSQIIHNDKSLEWLAQMALVHAQAGADLIAPSDMMDGRVAAIRKILDANDFAHIPILSYAVKYASAFYGPFRDAAESAPQFGDRASYQMDPANSREALREAALDIEEGADILMVKPGLPYLDIVKKLKDEFHVPLAVYQVSGEYSMIRAAAEKGWIDEKKLVLESLLSMKRAGADLIITYFAKQVAAWFKEQL encoded by the coding sequence ATGCCACAATTTCCTATCGCGCGCCCCAGGCGCCTTCGAGAAAATGCCACCTTAAGAAAAATGCTGCAAGAAACCCGCCTTTCGCTGCAGGATTTGATTTATCCCTTGTTTATTGTGGAGGGGCGCTCCAAAAAAGAAGTAGGCTCCATGCCGGGGGTTTTTCAACTTTCTCTGGGGGATTTGGAAAAAGAAATTGCAGAAATCGTTTCACTTAAAATACCCGCGCTTTTGCTATTTGGTCTGCCTGCTTCCAAAGACAATTTGGGCAGCTCTGCCTATGCCCAGAATAATATTGTCTGTGAAGCCATTCGCAAGATTAAACTCTTGGCTCCAAAGCTTTTGCTTATCAGTGATATCTGTCTTTGCGAATATACGGAGCATGGGCATTGTGGCTTGGTGGAGTCCCGTGGGAATTCTCAGATCATCCATAATGACAAGAGCCTCGAATGGCTTGCCCAAATGGCCTTGGTTCATGCCCAGGCTGGGGCCGATTTGATTGCCCCTTCAGATATGATGGATGGCAGGGTAGCTGCCATCCGCAAAATTCTGGATGCGAATGACTTTGCTCATATCCCCATTCTTTCTTATGCCGTCAAATATGCCTCTGCTTTTTATGGCCCCTTTCGGGATGCGGCCGAATCTGCCCCCCAGTTTGGGGATAGGGCGTCTTATCAGATGGATCCAGCCAATTCCCGAGAGGCCCTTCGTGAAGCCGCTTTAGACATTGAAGAAGGGGCTGATATCTTAATGGTGAAGCCCGGGCTGCCTTATCTGGATATAGTGAAAAAGTTAAAGGACGAATTTCATGTTCCACTTGCCGTCTATCAGGTAAGTGGAGAATATTCAATGATTAGGGCTGCTGCAGAAAAGGGGTGGATTGACGAAAAAAAACTGGTGTTAGAATCGCTGCTCTCCATGAAACGTGCGGGGGCCGATCTGATTATTACCTACTTTGCCAAACAAGTGGCTGCTTGGTTCAAAGAGCAACTTTAG